A window of the Haloarcula litorea genome harbors these coding sequences:
- a CDS encoding DUF7344 domain-containing protein, whose product MATRGSNDTTGGLPDAVVSDLLDADERRIALSILADRGAMVVDDLAAAVVAARDDCAESEVSTADREAMREELYTEHVPKLTATGVVTYDSMTGTVELQRQGIVGRGRA is encoded by the coding sequence ATGGCCACGCGAGGCTCGAACGACACGACGGGGGGACTACCGGACGCGGTCGTCAGCGACCTGCTGGACGCGGACGAGCGTCGGATCGCACTGTCGATCCTCGCCGACCGGGGTGCGATGGTCGTCGACGACCTCGCCGCGGCCGTGGTGGCCGCCCGCGACGACTGCGCCGAGTCCGAGGTCTCGACGGCGGACCGCGAGGCGATGCGCGAGGAACTGTACACCGAACACGTCCCGAAGCTGACCGCGACCGGCGTCGTCACGTACGACTCGATGACCGGGACCGTCGAGCTACAGCGCCAGGGCATCGTCGGACGCGGACGGGCCTGA
- a CDS encoding GTP cyclohydrolase III, with the protein MTNTQVTHVQIDNYGPWTVTPEPRREVDLQTLQSRLYADLAQLFGNRDGYVFFSRFDNMIAVTNGLDERDHALIQKSVGNRYPVTMSLSVATGTTPASALGTATDQLQAAGSAQDEGRREVLRGQTIDEEFRTDTDVQLAHFDVDDATGKYTDELNEFDTFIQIEQGYAALMKYMREAHDSLSFFVGGDNVIAVCPSLDADAYHDAVEHVRESVDVELKVGVGRGRTAADAGMDAKHALESCRATGDTVTVHE; encoded by the coding sequence GTGACGAACACGCAGGTCACCCACGTTCAGATCGACAACTACGGGCCGTGGACGGTGACGCCGGAGCCGCGGCGAGAGGTCGACCTCCAGACGCTGCAGTCGCGACTGTACGCCGACCTCGCACAGCTGTTCGGCAACCGCGACGGCTACGTCTTCTTCTCGCGGTTCGACAACATGATCGCCGTCACGAACGGGCTCGACGAGCGCGATCACGCGCTGATCCAGAAGTCCGTCGGCAACCGCTACCCGGTGACGATGAGCCTCTCGGTCGCGACCGGTACCACGCCCGCGTCGGCGCTGGGCACCGCCACCGACCAGCTTCAGGCGGCCGGCAGCGCCCAGGACGAGGGCCGACGCGAGGTGCTCCGCGGGCAGACCATCGACGAGGAGTTCCGGACCGACACCGACGTCCAGTTGGCGCACTTCGACGTCGACGACGCGACCGGGAAGTACACCGACGAACTCAACGAGTTCGACACGTTCATCCAGATCGAGCAGGGGTACGCCGCGCTGATGAAGTACATGCGCGAGGCCCACGACTCCCTCTCCTTCTTCGTCGGCGGCGACAACGTCATCGCGGTCTGCCCGTCGCTGGACGCCGACGCCTACCACGACGCCGTCGAGCACGTCCGGGAGTCCGTCGACGTCGAACTGAAGGTCGGCGTCGGTCGAGGGCGGACGGCGGCCGACGCGGGGATGGACGCCAAACACGCACTGGAGTCGTGCCGGGCGACGGGGGACACCGTCACCGTCCACGAGTGA
- a CDS encoding CBS domain-containing protein, which translates to MNEPVSVREVMNREYVGVSESDDLLETTELLVREDESTALVLRGNDPVGVVSQRDILGYLVSDGDPASATVEDAMTESVPTVAPAIRLPEARDRMAAWSTDWVLVAEEGEPLGTLTEGDILSSARLESEATVDVADDDERRVAATQSAAADGTATAVDDTFEDQGICSACGTLTRDLASFNGQLLCVDCRDV; encoded by the coding sequence ATGAACGAGCCGGTATCGGTGCGGGAGGTGATGAACCGGGAGTACGTCGGGGTCAGCGAGTCCGACGACCTGCTGGAGACGACGGAACTGCTCGTCCGCGAGGACGAGTCGACGGCGCTGGTCCTCCGGGGCAACGACCCGGTCGGCGTGGTCTCTCAGCGGGACATCCTGGGGTATCTGGTCTCGGACGGGGATCCCGCCTCGGCGACAGTCGAGGACGCGATGACGGAGTCGGTCCCGACGGTCGCGCCGGCGATCAGACTCCCGGAGGCTCGCGACCGGATGGCCGCCTGGTCGACGGACTGGGTCCTCGTCGCCGAGGAGGGCGAACCGCTGGGGACGCTGACGGAGGGCGACATCCTCTCGTCGGCGCGACTGGAGAGCGAGGCGACCGTCGACGTCGCCGACGACGACGAGCGACGGGTGGCCGCGACACAGTCGGCCGCGGCCGACGGGACGGCGACGGCCGTCGACGACACCTTCGAGGACCAGGGCATCTGCTCGGCCTGCGGGACGCTCACCCGCGACCTCGCCTCGTTCAACGGACAGCTGCTCTGTGTGGACTGTCGGGACGTCTGA
- a CDS encoding GNAT family N-acetyltransferase, translating to MEITTASSDDADRVVDLWVALARDQRAHGSQLLAEANRDAIREAVFQRIVADDLLLADESGETIGFVMATIEQGRYEQALTRGLVENIYVVPEHRREGVGGALLRAAERHLAESGADTVALEAMADNEAARSFYADHGYELHRVELTKPTESDTL from the coding sequence GTGGAGATCACCACCGCTTCCTCCGACGACGCCGACAGGGTCGTCGACCTCTGGGTCGCTCTCGCGCGCGACCAGCGCGCCCACGGATCGCAGTTACTGGCGGAGGCCAACCGCGACGCGATCCGGGAGGCGGTCTTCCAGCGCATCGTCGCCGACGACCTGCTGCTCGCCGACGAGAGCGGTGAGACGATCGGGTTCGTCATGGCCACCATCGAGCAGGGCCGGTACGAGCAGGCCCTGACCCGAGGGCTCGTCGAGAACATCTACGTCGTCCCCGAGCACCGCCGCGAGGGGGTCGGAGGCGCGCTCCTCCGGGCGGCCGAGCGACACCTCGCCGAGTCCGGAGCCGACACCGTCGCGCTCGAAGCGATGGCCGACAACGAGGCGGCCCGGTCGTTCTACGCCGACCACGGGTACGAACTCCACCGCGTGGAGCTGACGAAGCCGACCGAAAGCGATACGCTCTAA
- a CDS encoding DUF7529 family protein, with amino-acid sequence MPTDPDPTGEPDNPAADVMPYWDQVVEDMAATADEYRDRDWTAREIHPGDVAVRTGDVERTGIELLAPDNEFDPVAAAFDRAGGFGRAEVFRADTGGTIYAVVALEDPETETAVLVPLYFSPGEHEEFVEAARAEGEIRVHVRPLDERRVLTFTIDDPEQVLP; translated from the coding sequence ATGCCCACCGACCCAGACCCGACCGGCGAGCCCGACAACCCCGCGGCCGACGTAATGCCGTACTGGGACCAGGTGGTCGAGGACATGGCCGCGACGGCCGACGAGTACCGGGACCGCGACTGGACGGCACGGGAGATCCACCCCGGCGACGTCGCGGTGCGGACCGGCGACGTCGAGCGGACCGGGATCGAACTGCTCGCGCCGGACAACGAGTTCGACCCGGTCGCCGCGGCGTTCGACCGTGCCGGCGGGTTCGGACGCGCGGAGGTGTTCCGAGCCGATACCGGCGGGACGATCTACGCCGTGGTCGCGCTCGAAGACCCCGAGACGGAGACGGCGGTCCTGGTGCCGCTGTACTTCAGCCCCGGCGAGCACGAGGAGTTCGTCGAGGCCGCCCGGGCGGAGGGGGAGATCCGCGTCCACGTCCGACCGCTCGACGAGCGGCGCGTCCTCACGTTCACGATCGACGACCCCGAGCAGGTGCTCCCGTAG
- a CDS encoding DUF7410 domain-containing protein has translation MSQSTTGHEYDAPGDDEPAFECAYCGRPFAREDLLALHRGQTHPAELDDNEVAAFREAHAAEEEAIGSFRLRALGALVLIYFFLLMVYALV, from the coding sequence ATGAGCCAGTCGACCACCGGCCACGAGTACGACGCCCCCGGCGACGACGAGCCGGCGTTCGAGTGTGCGTACTGCGGCCGCCCGTTCGCCCGCGAGGACCTGCTGGCGCTGCACCGCGGTCAGACCCATCCGGCCGAACTGGACGACAACGAGGTCGCGGCGTTCCGCGAGGCCCACGCCGCCGAGGAGGAAGCGATCGGGAGCTTCCGCCTGCGGGCGCTCGGGGCCTTGGTGCTGATCTACTTCTTCCTGCTGATGGTGTACGCGCTCGTCTGA